One window of Hymenobacter sp. BRD128 genomic DNA carries:
- a CDS encoding thymidine kinase has translation MFTEPRRYSDFPRHRGWLEVICGSMFSGKTEELIRRLTRARIARQRVEIFKPALDTRYHAQDVVSHNQTSIRSTPVQSPSEILLLAGRTTDVVGIDEAQFFDESLVEICKQLADQGTRVIVAGLDMDYLGRPFGPMPALLATAEFVTKVHAVCVCCGELAAYSYRIGASEKQILLGETDSYEARCRPCFLAGESVKTPHGEPVALNKES, from the coding sequence TTGTTTACCGAGCCCCGCCGCTACTCCGATTTTCCGCGCCATCGGGGCTGGCTGGAAGTTATTTGCGGCTCCATGTTTTCGGGTAAAACCGAGGAGCTGATTCGCCGCCTCACCCGCGCGCGCATTGCGCGCCAGCGGGTCGAAATCTTCAAGCCCGCCCTCGACACGCGCTACCACGCCCAAGACGTGGTGAGCCACAACCAGACCAGCATTCGCTCGACGCCGGTGCAGTCGCCCTCCGAAATTCTGCTGCTGGCCGGCCGGACCACCGATGTGGTGGGCATCGACGAGGCGCAGTTTTTTGACGAAAGCCTGGTCGAAATCTGCAAGCAGCTCGCCGACCAGGGCACCCGCGTTATCGTGGCGGGCCTCGATATGGACTACCTCGGCCGGCCCTTCGGCCCCATGCCCGCGCTGCTGGCCACCGCCGAGTTTGTGACCAAGGTGCACGCCGTGTGCGTGTGCTGCGGCGAGCTGGCCGCCTATTCGTATCGCATCGGGGCCAGCGAAAAGCAGATTTTGCTGGGCGAAACCGACAGCTACGAGGCGCGCTGCCGACCCTGCTTCCTGGCCGGTGAAAGCGTAAAAACCCCGCACGGCGAGCCGGTTGCGCTTAACAAGGAATCTTAA
- a CDS encoding 2Fe-2S iron-sulfur cluster-binding protein, giving the protein MPLLTIQGLPGPPLEVPAGRTVLAAIHAAGHDWWHACGAKGRCTTCRVHLETGAEFLTPPTEPELRYRAAGRLGPAERLACQAQVLPDVTH; this is encoded by the coding sequence ATGCCCCTGCTGACCATTCAGGGCCTGCCCGGCCCGCCACTTGAAGTGCCCGCGGGCCGCACGGTGCTGGCCGCTATCCACGCCGCCGGCCACGATTGGTGGCACGCCTGCGGCGCCAAAGGCCGCTGCACCACCTGCCGCGTGCACCTCGAAACCGGCGCCGAATTTTTGACGCCGCCCACCGAGCCCGAGCTGCGCTACCGCGCCGCCGGCCGCCTCGGTCCCGCGGAGCGGCTAGCCTGCCAGGCGCAGGTGCTGCCAGACGTGACGCATTGA